The Streptomonospora litoralis genome window below encodes:
- a CDS encoding LacI family DNA-binding transcriptional regulator, with translation MESRRPTLEAVAARARVSRATASRVVNGRTTVDPGIRDAVLRAVEELGYVPNSAARSLVTRQTDSIALVVSEPPTRVFSDDPLFSLVIRTVSSELEVSGKQVVLMLAGSPQAQAKVESYVAGGHVDGVMFVSMHGADPLPGAIARMGVPVVSYGRPAVAVDLPYADNDNVGGAEQAVRHLLGTGRRRIATIAGPQDMTAGQDRLTGYRDALRSSDRRSIVAVGDFTRASGATAMRHLLEDDPGLDAVFAANDLMAVGALQTLRKAGRRVPDDVAVVGFDDIEAATFTDPPLTTVRHPVVEQATAMVELVLTPAGPHGSRHVILPTELVLRDSA, from the coding sequence GTGGAGAGCAGGCGTCCCACATTGGAGGCGGTCGCCGCACGGGCGAGGGTGTCGCGCGCGACCGCCTCCCGTGTCGTGAACGGGCGGACCACCGTCGACCCCGGGATCCGCGACGCGGTCCTGCGTGCCGTCGAGGAGCTGGGGTACGTGCCGAACTCGGCGGCGCGCAGCCTGGTCACCCGCCAGACCGACTCGATCGCGCTGGTCGTCTCCGAACCGCCCACCCGCGTGTTCTCCGACGATCCGCTGTTCTCCCTGGTCATCCGCACCGTGAGCAGCGAGCTGGAGGTGTCCGGTAAGCAGGTGGTGCTCATGCTGGCGGGCTCTCCGCAGGCGCAGGCGAAGGTGGAGAGCTACGTCGCCGGGGGGCACGTGGACGGGGTCATGTTCGTGTCCATGCACGGCGCCGACCCGCTGCCGGGCGCCATCGCGCGTATGGGAGTGCCGGTGGTGTCCTACGGCCGGCCGGCCGTCGCCGTGGATCTGCCCTACGCCGACAACGACAACGTCGGGGGAGCGGAGCAGGCCGTGCGGCACCTGCTCGGAACCGGCCGCCGGCGCATCGCCACCATCGCCGGACCGCAGGACATGACCGCCGGGCAGGACCGCCTCACCGGCTATCGCGACGCACTGCGGTCGTCGGACCGCCGGTCGATTGTCGCGGTCGGGGACTTTACCCGGGCCTCCGGCGCGACGGCGATGCGCCATCTGCTGGAGGACGATCCCGGCCTCGACGCCGTCTTCGCCGCCAACGACCTGATGGCCGTCGGCGCGCTGCAGACCCTGCGCAAGGCGGGCCGCCGCGTGCCCGACGACGTGGCGGTGGTGGGGTTCGACGACATCGAGGCCGCGACCTTCACCGATCCGCCGCTGACCACCGTCAGGCACCCGGTCGTCGAGCAGGCCACCGCCATGGTCGAGCTGGTCCTGACCCCGGCCGGTCCGCACGGCAGCCGCCACGTCATCCTGCCCACCGAGCTCGTCCTGCGCGACTCGGCCTGA